GGGAGACTGTAAGATCATCGATTTAGTACGTACGGTATTGCTAGGATCAGAGTCGAATCAATTTTTTTCTTCTACTTAATAGTCTGTACTTTCTTTTGGTGTAGGTTTTGTTTATGTTCAAGGCCTCCCTTTCTTCAGATACAGTACACACTGATGCATTTCTACCAAATCTGCTAACTGACTGTCAGAAACAGGCTGCTGGTGTTTCTATGAAACAGATCACCATCAATCAGAAAATGCTACCGTTCGATCAATATTCTGCAGGCTCTTCACCAGAAAGCAAGATCAAGATCTTCTATCACACCGATGAAAAGAAGGTCATCTATGCCGAATGCAGCCATGAGTTCGTCGACCTGCTCCTCGGTTTCCTGACTTACCCTATCAGCTCAGTTATCAAGAACACGGGGGCTGGCACTCCCCATCTTGGCACGTGCCTTAACAATCTCTACAAAAGTGTTACCGGTCTCGACGAGGGTGGGTGCTTAACAGGTGCCCTCACCAAGAATAAGTTGCTGAATCCAAGCCTTAGACCGTTCGATCTTTTGAGCAACCTTGTGTGTCGGGCACTAGATTGCCAGTGTTTGAAAGATACGATGCCAGAGTTAGCGTGTTTTTGCTGCCACCCTGAGCTTGTTGAAGATGGAAGGTACGTCGTAGGCGATGATCTACTTATACATCAGGCGTCTGCCATGTCTCTGATGAAGCATTGGTGTGGGAGAGACAAGGCTATGGTACTGGAGATGGACATTATCGTCAGGAAGCCGGAGGTACTCTAGCTAGCTTGTGAACTAGTATTACTGAACTAACAATTGGTAATTCAGCTTGCTAGTGTTTCTACCAATAATTTTGGTGGTCTTGCAGGCAGTTGCGCTACTGCGAGCCGTGCTTACTTCGAAGTCGGTGCTCACCGACGTATTCATCGACAGGCTGGAGGAACATTTCTCGCAAAAGAAGATACAGATATTCGCTAAGATCCCTGGGGGTAAGACGATAACCGTGGAGGTTGCGAGAGCCGACACCATTGCGACTGTCAAGAGCAGGATCAAGGATAAGGTGTCCATTGCAGCAGGTTGTCGTCATGAGTTGGTCTACGGTAGCAGATATCTGAAAGACCGGTGCACCGTTGCCGAATGCAACCTCGTCAGAGAATGTACCGTCACCTGCGAATTCTACAAGAAATGATACGTTATACAGCTGCCGGTCGCGATGAAGCTTGGTAGTTGTTTTTCAGTAATCCTGATGATTGTTTTGGCTCTTTTTGAGGTTGGAGGAGACATACTTTTCCTTCAACTGGTGTTTTTGGTGGCTGGACAACTGGTGTTTTCAGTGGCCCCGTCATGCATTCATATTGTTGCTGTTCAGTAAATCTTAGATTCTAAAACGGAAAGTGCAGTTCTGGCCAGTAAGAAAATGCGACGTGATATGGGCCTCCTGTAAAGGT
This is a stretch of genomic DNA from Triticum urartu cultivar G1812 unplaced genomic scaffold, Tu2.1 TuUngrouped_contig_9383, whole genome shotgun sequence. It encodes these proteins:
- the LOC125532212 gene encoding uncharacterized protein LOC125532212, which gives rise to MARLLHVYNQAAGSTETFVSRKERFVISDDMTVKPASTSSLQSLPQAFSSDGIGHGFEEVQVSVSWETVLFMFKASLSSDTVHTDAFLPNLLTDCQKQAAGVSMKQITINQKMLPFDQYSAGSSPESKIKIFYHTDEKKVIYAECSHEFVDLLLGFLTYPISSVIKNTGAGTPHLGTCLNNLYKSVTGLDEGGCLTGALTKNKLLNPSLRPFDLLSNLVCRALDCQCLKDTMPELACFCCHPELVEDGRYVVGDDLLIHQASAMSLMKHWCGRDKAMVLEMDIIVRKPEAVALLRAVLTSKSVLTDVFIDRLEEHFSQKKIQIFAKIPGGKTITVEVARADTIATVKSRIKDKVSIAAGCRHELVYGSRYLKDRCTVAECNLVRECTVTCEFYKK